taatatattaattaattaatttaattataatattttaataattaaaaaaactttaaaaataaaaacataaaaaaaattaacaaataattaaataatgacCTAGAGCGAAACTCTGACCAAACCCTAAATCCGTAAGTATTTTTATTCCAATCCTAAATACACAAATAAAAACCCCACTAAATTGGCAAAACGCCCTCAGATGTAATGGTTGCATTTCAAGATTTCAATAGCACGGACCCCTCGGACATGGGAATCCATTCCCCACCAAACACCATAGAATGGTTGAAGTTCTGCCAATCATTTCACCGCATTATGATGAAAAACCTCTGCTTCTTAGCTACTCTTCTTCCTTAACCAAATCAAAATGCGCTAAAACCATTCAAAACAAAGACTTAATGAAGAAATAGACTATAAATTCATTCTCCCACCATAAATCTTAAGAGAAATGTTCATATATCTTCCAACAATGCAAAATTAGTCCATGAAAACAAAGCCATAaaatcaaaatgaaaatccaaaaTTCATCATTACAAGTTCCTGATAACTCTCTCTCAACTACTACCTAGAAGCTTAAGACATCCTCTGTGCAGCCTCCTTTGCCAAGAGTTTCTCCTTAGCTTTTGTCTTTGCCTGAGATTTGGAGCCCATGATGCCACCACCCCACCTCTTGCGGTGCTCATCAAACTTGTCGTTGAAGTTAGCCTAAATTTAATTGAACAAAACCAGTTAGttctgaaaataataataatagaaaggtAGAACATGTGAAGAAAAATAGTACATTGGCTTCAGAAAGGCACTATTGTTCAAGAAACATCTGCTTTAAAATCACAACTTGGTTTCTTCTAAGACGGAATTCGCAAAAAATGAATTCCTTAATTTTAGTGCAGAAATAATACATGACATGCAATTATAGTCAACAGTCCCCACAGACATGTACTATTATTACCTTAACTGCCTCCAAGATTTTGCTAAATTCCAATTTATCTTCATTCTTAACTGATGTAAGGCACAAAGCTGCTGCTGTTTTCTTGTGAACAATCTGTTTATCACAAAAATTTAAGAACACCACCAACTGTCAAtgataaaaacaaaaacaacttgaaaatattatttaatggaTGGAATTTAGTGCAAAATGCTTACAGCTCCAAGGCGTGACTTGCCCTTCACAATTGCATAAGGGACCTCCATTTTCCGGCACAAGGCAGGCAACCAAACAACAAGCTCAATGGGATCAACATCATGTGCAATAACCACTAATTGGGCCTTGTTCTACACAGGTAATATAGAGGTTGTTCAGAAGAAATAATTATAACATATACTTAATGGATCAACACTAACATGAACATGCAATTGTCAGTCATTCAAGCATGGCAATGTGATTGAGTGCATGGAAATATAACGATAAAACACATGGAGATACAAAGCACAAAGGTTTAAATCAAAGAGCATAACCAAACAAACATGTAGATATAGAATATGGGAGAATATGAGCGAAGGGCAAAAAATGATAAAGGCTTAAAGAAACAAAAGAGATCCCCAGCTAAACTAAAAAACTTGTCATGGTATGCATTTAACTTACTTGCCTAATGGGCAAGGAGCAAGGTCATAATAGCAGTCAAAAACATATACCTGCTCAATGAGGTATGTAACATGGTTAAGCCCGTATTTGACAACAATGGGCTTCTTTGATTCAACAGTTTTCCCCTCTGCTTCAGCTTGTGCTCTTTTAAGAAGCCTCTCCTTCTTAGCTGCCTTGTCCTCGGGCCTATATTTGAGCAATAACTTGAAGAGTTGTGTGGCTGTAACATAAAACAATAACAGACAATTTGGGTTTCAGAAAAAGCCAACAATATTGACAATGTTTACACACATTGCTCATGCACCTCAACACAAATATTGGCCCTGACATAAATCAAAAGTTCATTAATTTCTAGAACAGTAATAGAAATCTTACCAAGGTTCTTGTCAAGTGTTTTTGTGAACTGGTTAACAGCAGGAGGAACCTTCAGACGTTGCTTCAGAATCCTCCTTTGCCTCTGAATACGAACAACATGAGGCCACTTGACAAACCTAGTCAAGTCCTTCTTTGGTGGCAATGCACCACCAATTCCAAACTGTTTTGGTCGCTTCTCAAACAAAGGGTTGACAACCTTTTCCTGCAATAATCAAGTGAATACCAATCATATTATATTTACCTACAAAAAACTTAAGTTACATTGCTGGATATAGAGATGTTACTGTGAGCAAAGCTTCtgcttatttttttcattttgttttattctttttgtcatacctccaaaaaaaaaaggctaGTGCTAAAGATAAAAGGGAAATCAAAGCAAATATTTATCAGCTCTGTAGAAATCAAAATGGGATATATATGCCAAAACAAGGTTAAAGGAGAATCAAAACCAAAAAAGAACACACTATCTAAATGAAACCAATTCAAAGATGATAAGTTAAAATTTTGCAACATTTACATATATTTTGATGACTACTGTGGTATATGTGcgtttgagagagagagagagatagagattaCTTACAGGTTTCTTCTTTGAAAGTACTGGGGCCTTAACACCTCTTTTGGGAgcctgtaaaaaatattttacatggaGATGAAACAAAATAGAAGGAAAAAAAGAGGGATAACAACTACATATGACTGCTAAAGAGCCATACAACTCAAAAAAGCAATTACATGATGAAAAATTTCAGTATAACTGTTACTGTTTAGTCAAAGATCAATAACAAAAATCTTGCATCCAGATTTACAGTGTTAATACGTCCAATCAAAAAGTTCTAGCATTATAATCACTTTCCAACTTTTCATAATGCACAGTAAAAACTGAGAGGTccaagaagaaaataaagatcTAATTTAATTCCTAGAAAACATACTCCCATTACATTCCCTAAACTTGTAAGATAGCAACACAATTTCAGCTCCAATAGCAATTTTCAAACTAATAATTTATAAGATAGCAATGGAACTCCATATGGCACAATGAGCATTTCACTACCTCAAACCCTTGATTTTTCAAAAATCGCTGCCCACAAATATTATTTACTTGATGGAGCAAAACAACCGTGATGAGTAAAATGATGAGGTTCCGAATATTATAACCATTCAAATATTTTCATCATCACAAGCatcaaaaattcaaaaaaagcTACCAGATGGGAAGCAAAGATGGATCACTTCATACCGCAATGTCAAATAACATCAATGCATACACAAAGAAAGATAAATATGGAAAGGAAAGCAAAATGAATAAGGTACCATGGGAGTGTGGAGATGTGCAGATGGAAACCCTAGCTGCAGTTCGAGGAAAGGCGGGTGatagaagagaagaaaagagaagCGGCTGTTAACAAGGGTTTTATTTCTTCGTGAAAGCACAAACCCTAAGTTTATTTTGCAACTCTAGTCCCTCTTCTTTTACTTATTTCTCTTTTACACTTTTTTGAAAGTAAGGAaggaaaaaatagaataaaaataaaaggaaaattttatgataatataaaataatttttatttatagatataaaaatgcaaaaagggaattattttatgaatattaaaatcatattttaaatatttaaatattaacttcgtttgaatttcttctcaatttaaataaaaataatctcaaaatttattttccatctaatttttttattttctcttatatcttatttttattcatcCAAACACaacattaactttttttttattatcttcaCTAATTTAGGcttacataaaaataatttcaaattaaaattctaaatcaaaatcaattttttagcaaagaaaaattaatatataatcaactaaaaaaaattagataaatgGCTCTTTAGTATCATACGCAAGGTCGATGAAGCGAAGGGCTATTCTTAATAAGATGCGGTGGATTAGTATAATGAAATTTTAGTACTCAAGTGAAGACGTCCACTGTGCACTTGCAGCTATTTATCAGAAAATCTGTATTttcaaatatcatttttaaaaatttcaaaattttatcacCATAATTGCTCTTTTTATATAGATAATCTCACTAACAACTTCATTTTCATATTACTAAAGAGACAGTAAAAGATAAAAAGTGTAAGATTCATTCCGATTGGTCCTATTGCACAGAATGGCACCAGAGACAACGATAAAATGGAACAAAATATCAAAGCCATTAGAATCACTTTCTTCGGCCTTCTATAAAATTCTACAGACTGACTTTCTTTATGATATGGTGCTACATTCAAGGATTTATAAACTGTGAACTGAGCGCATTGGTTATTTACATTCATATATACAATTCTATGAAATGTAAGGGACTTCTGGATTTGGGACAGAAGAATCCATGGCGGAGACAGAAGGCTCATTGGCACCCAGACGGACATCTCCTCGGCAGAGTGGACATACCCTGTAAAGGATTCAACAGAGAGAGAAAGGAAAcggaataaaagaaaaagggcAAGGAAAATCCAACCAAAAGATAGAGAGGAAGAAGGAGAACATAAAATTATGTTATGATCATGAAAATGGAGAAGGAAAACGAGGAAAGAAATGCAAAGAATGTCAATGAAGTTACCCATGTATCTCTTTAAGCCATTTGTCGACGCAGGACATGTGATACTCATGGTGACAAGGAAGAACTCTTATCTTATCGCCTTCCTCGTACTCGGCTAGACATATATAACACCTGCCCATCAGATTTTTATTATGAAATGAATTTGAGAAAACTGCTGATCGAATGGTTACCTAATgctagagagagaaaaaaaaaaaagctcagcAAAATGAGCAAATATACACACATAAAGGTATCAAATCTGGTTCACTATGCTATGTATATGCTGCTTCACCTAAAAAGTTTATATTGAGAGGAACTTACTGTTCAACATCATCACTGCCCTCAACTCTCTTCTCCTTTTTGTGATTCTTAAGAGGGAAAGAGTCAACAACTGATTCTGGAGCTGGTAGGGATACCATTGATAGGGAAAGTGACACAGGCTGGCGATGAATTTCATCCAAAACCTGCAGATTAAGCATAACAATCATGCTTATTAAATGATAAAGGCCAATTAGTACTTCAATCCTAGTAAACAAGCATTGAACAAATTTCATGGAAAAGCAAGCTTCCTTATTACATGATGGTCATTGCGACACCTCTGCAAGAACAAGAGTAGGAAAAAGCGATTTACAACTCATAACAGCAGTGTTATTGATTTGCAAAATCATGAACCACTCAGTTCTCGATGAATATCACTGAATGAGCAAAAGTACCTTCTACACGGATCTGGACATGTAAACAGCATGAAGCCATATAATTTACATACACACAACTTTTGCTAAGCAGCATGTAACTTGATTGTTTTAATATGAAAGAGTTAAATGTGGTAGAATTTGATTTCAACGttctttttaatattcattTGTATGCTCGTACGTAAATATATTTGCTATTGACAATGTGTCTCCACTATCATAAAacaaaatttactaatttctGTATAACAACCAAGCAGTACCGAAGTTAAGAAATAACAGACAAGGTAAGAGATGGTATTATGGGACTTGAAAATGCATTAACATAAGTCCCATGTGAGTAGGGTTTATCAGAAGGATCCACTCCTGAGCAAAGGGTATCAAGCAAAAAATGTTTTATGTATGACTTGGGCTGTTGGGCAATCCTCTCTCCAGTGGGGTCCAGGTCTATTTTATCAACAACATCAACTAACTAATCAGCTAAGAAAAAGGCTGTCCACCATGACAATGCTTAATGTGCAAAATATAAAATGTGCTGTACACTGTGATACTGAGAACAAAAGGATATTCAACGTTTGGCAACAACTATTCTTCCATGATAATTTAACATTTGAATCTTTAAATGCTAATTATTCGATTCCAACAGGTGCATTCCACTTGCCAAAAAACATTCACCTGGCCCATTACCACCGATCAAGTTCATAAAGAAAAATGAGCTGCAAGTCAATTGGTATTTGGTAGGAAAACTACCTCAAAAAGAGCTTCAGCGAGCATGACTATCCGTGATATACTTGCACGACTGCTAGGCTCCTCAGTTGTGGGCAATGATTCACATAAGCATGTGCCATCAGGATGGAGTCCAGATGGACAGAAAGTCCTCCGACTGTGCTCATCAAGGCCACCACGAAGCCTTTCCCAGATCTACAAGGAGTAATGACAGCTCATACAAATTAAAAAAGGACAAAGGGAAAGTAACACCTGACATGGGGAACATAATAAATTGAGCCTTGCTACTGAAGGAAAGCTAGACGAcatgatttatgtgataaaTATAAATTCTAAATTTACAATTAAACATTGCTAAAGGCCCAACAGCTAGTGCAATGATAAAATTTGAGGATTGCAAGCTGAGAACAATGACTTCAATTTTCAACCAGAAAAGCAGAAGGATAGATGTCTCCAAAATTCCATATCAATAACCAACTCCAGTGGAACATTAAAGACTATTCCAACTAAAGAAACACAATCAAATTGATAACATAAAAATCCTATAGCACGAAATTGCATCAAGGAAGTTTAAGTACTAATGATCACCTCAGATCTCGAGGGTCTCCTTTGTCCATTCATGCTGTGAATTCTACTGCCTAAGTATCCAGAATCACTGCCCATCCCATTATCAAAAAAATCACCACTGAAATCAAGGAGCCATCTATCATGAGATAGGGGATCATCACTATTATCTGTTGAGAAGACAATGGTTGGAGAATCAAGATGCCTTCTGGAACTACGTCTTGAAAATGCATCCCAAAATAGTCTTCTACTGTTTCTTCTGGCCTCATGACTGCTTGTGTCAGCAGTGCTGCTAGACAAAATGCTCGAAGAGATGCTTACCACATCTACATGTAGCACATTTCCATCTATCTGGTCCTGTTCCCTATTAGCCACAAGAAATCCTAAACCCGAAGGTATTGCTTCTTGTATAGATTCATCGCCTAGAGAGTGAAAAGTTGCTGGACCCTCAGACCTATGAGGAGTAGGATCAGAATCAGAAGTAAACATGCCTGTTACTTGATTCATATGATTCTCAACAGAAACCCCATCACCATGTGAACCTCCAGGTCCTTGAGAATATGAAATGCTGGGATGTGTGATCTCAGGACAGATACGGGAACCATCCTTGTCCTCTGAATTGTCAATGCCATTGACTGCATCCTTGTTAGAAGAAACATTTACAGAGACAGGATCTGAAGACTCTTGTTCTTTAAAGGAAGTACTAGCTTCAGTACTACTTATACACCTATAAGATTCATCACGACTACAATTGTCACTTACCTTATAGGGAGTAACTAACTCCTTACTTTCAGACATCCCTTGATTACTGCTTCCATTACTTCTCAGACCATCTTGAGCAAAAGTTCCCTCACCAACTGTGATACTGCTTTCAGATGACGCTCCAATTACAGCAAGCGAGCTAGTAGGCCTTGCTCCGACACCAGAACAGAAAGAAGACTCCTCTGCAAGATTCCAGATTTCATTGGTGATCAGATCACTATGTTTGGCAGAATTTATGAGAATTTCATCTGGATGACTTTCCATCTGTAGGAAAAAAGAAATGGATGTATATTACTCTCTTTTATAAACTGCAGCAacaaaaatttgaattataGCATCCTGAAAATACTTATCCAAACATTTATGTACATTGATCAAGACATGCAAACAACAGCCAATAAGTGCTGCTACCTCACTCATCTTATGCCTGATGGATACGAAAGGTGTCTACTTACACTGCGGCACTGCCTACCATCACAGTTCAGTCCCTCCATATGGCAAGGACCTTCTGGCTCTTCTAATAGCATTAGGTTGGTGGTAAAAGATGCAAAAAAAGCAGATGACATATAGAGAAATAAATATagagataaaaaattttcaatttctttcaATTTTACAATATTCAATTTCTAAATTCCCCCTAAACAATAAAATATGTTGTCATGGGAGGAAAATATTTACTAGTTATATCATCTGCAATTGCCTGACTCTCGAGGTGTTACTAAAACTTTCATGTCATAATTAAGAATAAAGACATGATTTCATCAATCAAGAAACAACCTGGACCATGCATTCATAAATATATCACAGGACATCTATAAAAAGATTCAACAAGAATTTCACCAATTAATCAAGAGCAAAGACTCAGAGGGCTAATTGATCTCTGGTCTAGATTTGCATGCATGCTTTTGTTATTGGTAAAAAATGCATTgttgatagaaaaaaaataagcaaCAGCAGCAACTAAATTGTAGcaagaaataagaaaaaagagcAGTGCAGTGAAGCTCTCCAATGAAAATGAAATATGTTACTAAAGTCATCACAACCAGTAAATATAAAGGCAGTTTCAAGGAGTTATTACTAATGTAATGTAGCATCAGCTAGTATTACTGCTCAATTAAATGAAACCATCATTGCCGCTATTTGATTTATGACCACTTTTCATCCTTCGAGCAATGAAATTTTGAGTTCTGAATGAGGTGCCAAGTTATTAGCACAGCTAAAAACTACTCCCTAACATTACACCAGAAAAGTGATTTAAGATTGGAACAAAatagaattaaatcatgagggACACTGTTATTTAATTCTCTTTATCCAAACTTTCTAATTGAATAACGCATTAAATATTTGACAATGTAAACATGGCTACTACTATTGAAACACACAGCATCCCcatttcaattctttcacttggaattaatttaaaagcagAGGGCAAAAACACCGGAGAAAATATCAATATCATTAGCAATTCAATTTGCAAAATAGTTAATATCCAGAAAAGGACATTTAGAAATACCATTTAGGCATTTACTTAAGCTAAAATAAACAGTGacgaaatcaaattgaattgacaATATAAAATGCTAAATATTAGGACAAACAATCAATAGTGGATGGGTTCCCAAGTACAATGTGAGTCAAAGGCCTAGCATAAAATCCATTATCCAAGCCAAGGAATTGTAAAATCAAAACTGCTAAAAAGTTGAATTGTGAATCAAAAGTCCAAAGTAACCACATAGTCCGATGATTCGGCCACTTGTCATCATTTCTTGATTGATAAATTAATCCACCCATAAAATTAGATAAGAAAAACACATTGGTATTCATCAGTTTTGCTTGAttacaagatcaagaaagaaaaggaaaacaaaataataaatttgagcTAAACAAACTAGAATTACCCGAAAAGGACCAATTTTCACATCAGATTATCAAGCCCAGATCACAGTAAAGTGAAAATTTTTCTCAATAAATCTTCAAATTTTGatcaaaacaagaaaaaaacgCAAAAGGGGTCATCATAATCAGCATCATGTTCTTCTTTTGTTCCCTTTTCTCTTTGTCAACGTAACTTCTAAATGGGATCGATCATTGAAATCAAACGACCAATCCCAAGTCATCAAGGAGTATCAAAGAAAtcaaaaaggaagagaaaaaaaaaagaaacagagaaataaaaaaaaaaaaacaattgtgttgttttctttttctgtgtTGGTCTACCTCGAGAGTAGCGCGAGAAGAGGAGCCACCGCAGATGAGAGAAGAGAAGAAGCTGGAGCGGTGACTGCGATTCACTAGGGTCCGTGATGGGCGCCTCCCCAGTCGACTAGTGCCGGAACCCATTTTTAGAAAGAGAGAAAGTGTGTGTGTAGTTGAATTCAGAGGAGAGGCTGAGAAATGAGGGAGATAAAGAAGAAATGGAATTATTTGGGGGGcagagagaagagaagagaggcGAGGAGAGAAGTATCGTGCGATTTGGGTTAAAGAGTTGAAAGAGAGAGTCTGCCTTCTTCGTATTTGCTGAAATGAATTAAAGAAAAGGCCCTCTTGCCCTTTTCGGTGGCCACATGCCTCCATCTCTTACATCACATCTCaccttttgtttttgtttttttatttattcacctCTCCCATAAAAATAGGTcttcttttattaaattaacattgaaaaataaattaattaaatattcattaatttagtcctataataaatatatctgaataaTTAAGCTGATATGAGAAAACTCAATAAACTCTgttgtttaattattttcaaaatagtCTATAGTGTAAGAATAATTAATTCATGGAGTGATTACAGTATTATAGAGAAACTATAATAAATTCAggtatttaaaattatgaagaCGTGATTGGGAGGCATATTGTATTTTTTGGTATGTACTTCGATGGGCATCTGCTTCTAGGTGAGcggtattcgattcaaattgaaaaaattaatcgaatcgaatcgatttgaaaatttgattcgattttttatacatttcggtttgattcggtttttaatttcagaaatttcggttatttcagttcgattcggttttaataaaaaaaatgaaaaaatcgaaccgaaccgattagtgataataatatattttttcaataatatagagaaattaaaacatattaagattaaaatattttaattaaattttaaaatattaaaaaaatataaaaaattaaaaaatttttaaaaattaaaaccgatcaaaccgaaccgaatcgaaccgaatcagaccggttctgCTCGATTCagtttttgatcaaaatcggttcgattttcataaatactaaaatttcagttttcgatttattcaattcggtttaattttaaatcgaaccgaccgaatggtCACCCCTATTTGTTTCTCTCCATGAAAGCTTAAAAGTCAAATACATGCTCAGAATCTtggattaattaaaattaatccattaaatatttaagttaaaattatagctcatgtaataattaaatttataaaaattataattattaaatataaagtaattatattattaataatttaattatgaaaaattaaaaattaattatatatattattaactgcattctaaattttattaattatatatttttaatttattaaaatttataatattatcaataaaatttatagtataattaataatatatgtgattaaattttattttttaataaattattaataatataattaatatatttaattattataatttttataagtttaaatgTCGAATAGGTTATGATTTTAGTTTAGCTATTGATTGGATTAATTTTGACTAGTATAAGGATATAGGCTGAATACACACATATAccctatataaattaatatagaaTTAACCTAttgaacaattaaattaaaattttaatttattaaatacttaaatttataaaaaacataATAATTATACACAAATTAGACATattatcaaaaaaaattatcatagaCTGTACTCTAAATTTTACTATTGTagcttgaatttttataaattgacaaaattaaatgagtatagttctataattttacaatttatataAATCATCAATGGTATGATAAATTTGTgtgtaattattataattttttttttgaatcaaaattattataattttttaaatttagatatttaatagattataattttagtttagtATTTAATGGGCTAATATAAAATAGCATGGGATATAAGTATATATTTGGATTGGACTCTTCTGGGTCTCGCCACTGATTGTACCTTTCGGGAGCATTCTTGCTCCTCCGAGTAAAAAAACCTTTCCCAACTGGAGGTGAGTTTGCACTTCCCATAGTTGGGTGAGATGTAAATATCccttattttgtttattttttacagTAATGCTTATGGTGGAGAGTTTTTTATTAGGCTGCTTGTGTTTCTTTCTTTGtgctgtttgttttttttttcttcttttcaggtTTGTCAGGTCTCAATCTTTGGCGCTCCAATGGTATTCTTCCAGCGAGTTGAGGCAGTGGCTCAGCTTTTCTGTTGGGTTGCATGTTGCTTCCGTTTTCTCCTAATTTGGATGATGGTCTCCTCATTTCTTTTCATCGGTTCCTTTCTAGTTTTTGTATAAATCGGTTTGTAAAGTGCTTTCGATTGTTTGCCTCTTCTCCTACCTTTTGATGAGTTGCATCTTATCTCTCTTGACCATAAGTACAATGATTGTCTCAATTGGGAGATTGAATCATCATTTCTCTGCAATGGCTCCTCTCTATTGTTGTTAGATATGGTTTCTAATGTTTAGTTATTCTATTCTTAGATCAACCTATTGTTGGAGTATTCCATTGATAATCTCCAACTATACTTTATTATGTGTTTAATGCATTTTCTTCTTAGATGTGTTTCCTAAGTGTTCATCTACTTCAAGTGGTTCATTCCTTAATTGGTCGACGTATCTAAATTAAAAGCAGCGATGaaaaagtttttattaaatAGGAATCAGATCTTTAACTGAGTGAAGTTTTTTAGTTTCGGATTCTAGGGTTTCAGagtaggctttttttttttttttccttatatctagaagtgagcattcggtcggttcggttcaaaatcgaaccgaaacaaaataaccgaaaaccgaattgaataactttataaaaatcgaaccgaaccaaacaAGAGGgataatcgaatcgaatcgaaccaatctgattcggttcaattcgatCGGTTCAATCGGTTAAACCGATTTTTaaccttttctctttttttgtgAAATGGGATTTTTAAATTCAGTTATCTCGAtttcgaaccgatctgattcgattcgatcggtTCAAGTCACACAACAGCACACGACAGGCGACGGCCGACGATTGCGCGAAGAGAGAGACTAGAGAGCGACGGAGGAATGAGTCAAGGAGCAGAAGAGAGGATTACCGTACATACAAGAGTCTTCCAGTTCTTACGTAAGCTTTTTCTTACCAGTCAAGTAGTACAACAGCTGTATCTTATCTTATAGCCCGGCGTGGCGGGTCGCCTTTTGAATTCCGTAGATAGAAGAAATAGAAGGAGTAGGTGAGTGAGGGAGTCCTCACTGACCTGAGCGATTTCGATCGGGAAGAGAGTGGAGGTTGGACGGTGAAAGTGCCGCTGGAAGTTGTGGATGGATGGAGGCACAGGCGGTATGGAATCTGGAAAAGAGGGACAGCTCGGCGCGGCGGGTCGCCTTTTGAATTCCATAGATAGAAGAAATAGAAGGAGTAGATGAGTGAGTGAGTCCTCACTGACCTGAGCGATTTCGATCGGGAAGAGAGTGGAGGTTGGATGGTGAAAGCGCCGCTGGAAGTGGTGGATGGATGGAGGCACAGGCGGCGTGGAATCTGGAGAAGGGGGACAGCGTGACTTTGTGTGGGATGTGGCAGACGAGAACGAGAGGAGATGAAT
This Manihot esculenta cultivar AM560-2 chromosome 6, M.esculenta_v8, whole genome shotgun sequence DNA region includes the following protein-coding sequences:
- the LOC110616541 gene encoding 60S ribosomal protein L7a-2 encodes the protein MAPKRGVKAPVLSKKKPEKVVNPLFEKRPKQFGIGGALPPKKDLTRFVKWPHVVRIQRQRRILKQRLKVPPAVNQFTKTLDKNLATQLFKLLLKYRPEDKAAKKERLLKRAQAEAEGKTVESKKPIVVKYGLNHVTYLIEQNKAQLVVIAHDVDPIELVVWLPALCRKMEVPYAIVKGKSRLGAIVHKKTAAALCLTSVKNEDKLEFSKILEAVKANFNDKFDEHRKRWGGGIMGSKSQAKTKAKEKLLAKEAAQRMS
- the LOC110617530 gene encoding uncharacterized protein LOC110617530 yields the protein MGSGTSRLGRRPSRTLVNRSHRSSFFSSLICGGSSSRATLEMESHPDEILINSAKHSDLITNEIWNLAEESSFCSGVGARPTSSLAVIGASSESSITVGEGTFAQDGLRSNGSSNQGMSESKELVTPYKVSDNCSRDESYRCISSTEASTSFKEQESSDPVSVNVSSNKDAVNGIDNSEDKDGSRICPEITHPSISYSQGPGGSHGDGVSVENHMNQVTGMFTSDSDPTPHRSEGPATFHSLGDESIQEAIPSGLGFLVANREQDQIDGNVLHVDVVSISSSILSSSTADTSSHEARRNSRRLFWDAFSRRSSRRHLDSPTIVFSTDNSDDPLSHDRWLLDFSGDFFDNGMGSDSGYLGSRIHSMNGQRRPSRSEIWERLRGGLDEHSRRTFCPSGLHPDGTCLCESLPTTEEPSSRASISRIVMLAEALFEVLDEIHRQPVSLSLSMVSLPAPESVVDSFPLKNHKKEKRVEGSDDVEQCYICLAEYEEGDKIRVLPCHHEYHMSCVDKWLKEIHGVCPLCRGDVRLGANEPSVSAMDSSVPNPEVPYIS